One segment of Salvia splendens isolate huo1 chromosome 20, SspV2, whole genome shotgun sequence DNA contains the following:
- the LOC121780806 gene encoding 54S ribosomal protein L24, mitochondrial-like: MAFRSRGMMKKLVKKIGGEQNLAPGVKDQLKKWVPDRKIVMGRANRGLFAGRHIQFGNRVSEDGGNKTKRCWKPNVQEKRLFSYILDRQIRVKVTTHALRCIDKAGGIDEYLLKTPHHKMDTEMGLFWKVKIEKMYQDLGGKQVVFFAPEDEANFEEKFNELRLEQKAGRRDARRKMYGSASKQEPTKDGTDAGEVSKPATSKNEDGSSHTDFHEPLVANA; the protein is encoded by the exons ATGGCGTTTAGGTCCAGAGGGATGATGAAGAAACTTGTGAAGAAAATCGGAGGTGAACAGAATCTAGCTCCGGGAGTGAAAGATCAGTTGAAAAAATGGGTGCCGGATCGCAAAATCGTCATGGGCCGTGCCAACCGCGGCCTTTTCGCCGGCCGCCATATCCAATTCGGCAATCGTGTCAGTGAAGACGGAGGCAACAA GACGAAGAGGTGTTGGAAGCCCAATGTGCAAGAGAAGCGGCTCTTCAGCTACATTCTTGACCGTCAAATCCGCGTCAAGGTGACTACTCATGCGCTGCGCTGCATAGACAAGGCAGGCGGAATCGACGAGTACTTGCTCAAGACACCACACCACAAGATGGACACAGAAATGGGTCTTTTCTGGAAGGTTAAGATTgagaagatgtatcaagacctTGGAGGCAAGCAGGTCGTCTTCTTTGCACCCGAGGACGAGGCCAACTTCGAAGAAAAATTCAACGAACTGAGATTAGAACAGAAGGCTGGACGTAGGGACGCCAGGAGAAAAATGTATGGCTCGGCCTCCAAGCAAGAGCCAACCAAGGATGGAACAGATGCGGGGGAAGTCAGTAAACCTGCGACGTCAAAAAATGAAGATGGGAGCTCTCATACCGACTTCCATGAACCACTGGTCGCCAATGCTTAG
- the LOC121781203 gene encoding pentatricopeptide repeat-containing protein At2g20540, translating to MAAKLGVSRIRRLEDTFIPILRKCNNTKLLKRIHAQMEKFSLLQSNFLLTRMLEICDQTGEIEYANLLFTRVADPNVFVYNTMIRAYTRNQMYLSTITLYKSMLSCFEILPDRFTYPFVIRSIGGMSDACLGKQIHGHVCKFGLIDDSMVKNSFLDMYVKCDAMGEAHKVFDEMSDRDVVSWNSLVSGHMRLGQVRKARAMFDAMQCKNIVSWTVMISGYTKNGCFEEALDVFREMQIAGVQPDWVSLVAVLPACAQLGALELGRWIHFYAERRGFLASTRVCNALIEMYTKCGGVGHALQLFGAMERPDVVSWSTMIGGLANHGRAREAIELFEEMQKAEVKPNEITFIGLLSACSHAGLLEDGLRYFHSMDSGYGVKPGVEHYGCMVDLLGRTGHVDQALELIRGMRMRPGSAIWGSLLSSCRGHRDHLETAVVAAERLLELEPGDTGNLVLLANIYANLGKWGEVSRLRKAMRGEGMRGRRPGCSLIEVDSVVEEFVAGDDTKACSGEVFRMLGVVAVHQREEMLDDVIVLDHYV from the coding sequence ATGGCGGCAAAATTGGGGGTTTCGAGAATTAGAAGATTGGAAGATACATTCATCCCCATATTAAGAAAATGCAACAACACAAAGTTGTTGAAGAGAATCCATGCCCAAATGGAGAAGTTCTCATTGCTACAAAGCAATTTCTTGCTCACAAGAATGCTCGAGATTTGCGATCAAACTGGTGAGATTGAGTACGCAAATTTGCTCTTCACAAGAGTTGCAGACCCAAATGTCTTCGTATACAACACAATGATCAGAGCCTATACCCGCAACCAAATGTATCTATCAACCATCACCTTGTACAAGTCGATGTTGAGCTGCTTTGAAATTCTTCCCGATAGATTCACATACCCATTTGTAATTAGGTCGATTGGAGGGATGTCGGATGCTTGTTTGGGGAAGCAGATTCATGGGCACGTCTGCAAATTTGGGCTGATTGATGACAGTATGGTTAAAAATTCTTTCTTGGATATGTATGTCAAGTGTGATGCAATGGGGGAGGCGCACAAGGTGTTCGACGAAATGTCTGATAGAGATGTGGTTTCGTGGAACAGCCTCGTCTCGGGCCACATGAGGCTGGGCCAAGTTAGGAAGGCTCGAGCCATGTTTGATGCGATGCAGTGCAAGAATATTGTCTCTTGGACTGTGATGATATCAGGGTACACGAAAAACGGGTGTTTTGAGGAGGCGTTGGATGTGTTTAGGGAAATGCAGATCGCTGGGGTGCAGCCGGATTGGGTCAGCTTGGTTGCTGTGTTGCCTGCCTGCGCGCAGCTGGGAGCTTTAGAGCTCGGGCGATGGATCCATTTCTATGCGGAAAGAAGGGGGTTTTTAGCTAGTACTCGCGTGTGCAATGCATTGATAGAGATGTACACGAAATGTGGAGGTGTGGGACACGCGCTGCAGCTGTTTGGGGCGATGGAGAGACCAGATGTCGTGTCGTGGAGCACGATGATTGGTGGTTTGGCGAATCACGGGAGGGCTCGCGAAGCTATTGAGTTGTTTGAGGAGATGCAGAAGGCAGAAGTGAAGCCTAATGAGATCACATTCATAGGCTTGTTATCTGCTTGCAGCCACGCAGGTTTATTGGAGGATGGGCTGAGGTATTTCCATTCAATGGATAGTGGTTACGGCGTGAAGCCCGGGGTGGAGCACTACGGGTGCATGGTGGATCTGTTGGGACGGACAGGGCACGTCGATCAGGCCTTGGAGCTCATCAGGGGGATGAGGATGAGGCCGGGATCAGCGATATGGGGCTCGCTGCTGAGCTCGTGCAGGGGCCACCGCGATCATCTTGAGACGGCTGTGGTTGCAGCGGAGCGCCTCTTGGAGCTGGAGCCGGGGGACACGGGGAACCTGGTGCTGCTTGCTAATATATACGCGAATCTAGGGAAGTGGGGGGAGGTCTCGAGGTTGAGGAAGGCGATGAGGGGGGAGGGGATGAGGGGGAGGAGGCCCGGGTGTAGCCTCATTGAGGTCGACAGCGTGGTGGAGGAGTTCGTGGCCGGGGATGACACGAAGGCATGCTCTGGGGAGGTGTTTCGGATGCTGGGTGTGGTTGCTGTGCATCAGAGGGAAGAGATGTTGGATGATGTGATTGTGTTAGATCATTATGTATGA